From Planctomycetia bacterium, a single genomic window includes:
- the der gene encoding GTPase Der, whose protein sequence is MKPAPRSTAPIPQVVIVGRPNVGKSTLFNWLIEKRIAIEDPTAGVTRDRLVQRIVLDDRVIDLVDTGGMGFDDPDGLTAQIDAQIQAGLGRAALVLLVVDVRSGPLPADVEVARRVRRTGAPVLLVANKADDPRLDPQAHDFSALGFGPPLVVSAKQHRNRGPLVDAILERLPEAADAAPDEIDTPEMKLAIVGRRNVGKSSFVNALAREERVITSPVAGTTRDSVDVRFEVDGHGFLAIDTPGLRRTRSRTTDLDFYSTHRAQRSIRRADVVLLFFDATEPVGRVDKQLAETITEEAKPVVFVVNKWDLYADEVARREWVEYLREQFRMMPWAPIAFTTATKGRKAKEVIDVAQRLFRQSRTRVPTARLNTVLRDAVEANQPPADARGRPVRLFYATQVEEAPPTIVISTSAPRSVSETYQRYLHNAFRKALPYHEVPIRILLRGRTTAAAQAD, encoded by the coding sequence ATGAAGCCCGCCCCCCGCAGCACCGCTCCCATCCCGCAGGTCGTGATCGTCGGCCGCCCCAACGTCGGCAAGTCGACGCTCTTCAACTGGCTCATCGAGAAGCGGATCGCCATCGAGGATCCGACCGCCGGCGTGACCCGGGACCGGCTCGTGCAGCGAATCGTACTCGACGACCGGGTGATCGACCTCGTCGACACCGGCGGCATGGGCTTTGACGATCCCGACGGGCTGACGGCCCAGATCGACGCCCAGATCCAGGCCGGCCTCGGCCGCGCGGCGCTGGTGCTGCTCGTCGTCGACGTCCGCTCCGGCCCGCTTCCCGCCGACGTCGAGGTGGCCCGCCGGGTGCGCCGCACCGGCGCCCCGGTGCTGCTGGTCGCCAACAAGGCCGATGATCCCCGGCTCGATCCGCAGGCCCACGATTTCTCCGCGCTCGGCTTCGGCCCGCCGCTCGTCGTCAGTGCCAAGCAGCACCGCAACCGCGGGCCGCTCGTCGACGCGATCCTCGAGCGGTTGCCCGAGGCGGCGGACGCGGCCCCGGACGAGATCGACACGCCCGAGATGAAGCTGGCGATCGTCGGCCGGCGCAACGTCGGCAAGAGCAGCTTCGTCAACGCCCTCGCCCGCGAGGAGCGGGTGATCACCAGTCCCGTCGCCGGCACCACCCGCGACAGCGTCGACGTCCGCTTCGAGGTCGACGGCCACGGCTTCCTGGCGATCGACACGCCGGGGCTGCGGCGCACGCGCAGCCGGACCACCGACCTCGACTTCTACTCCACCCACCGGGCGCAGCGGAGCATCCGCCGGGCCGACGTCGTGCTCCTGTTCTTCGACGCCACGGAGCCGGTCGGCAGGGTCGACAAGCAGCTCGCCGAGACGATCACCGAGGAGGCCAAGCCGGTGGTGTTCGTGGTCAACAAGTGGGACCTGTACGCCGACGAGGTGGCCCGGCGCGAGTGGGTGGAGTACCTGCGCGAGCAGTTCCGGATGATGCCCTGGGCGCCGATCGCCTTCACGACCGCGACCAAGGGGCGCAAGGCCAAGGAGGTGATCGACGTCGCCCAGCGGCTCTTCCGCCAGAGCCGGACCCGCGTTCCGACCGCCCGGCTCAACACGGTGCTCCGCGACGCGGTCGAGGCCAACCAGCCCCCCGCCGATGCCCGGGGCCGGCCGGTTCGGCTCTTCTACGCCACGCAGGTCGAGGAGGCCCCGCCGACGATCGTGATCTCGACGAGCGCTCCGCGCAGCGTCTCGGAGACCTACCAGCGCTACCTGCACAACGCATTCAGGAAGGCACTCCCCTACCACGAGGTGCCGATCAGGATTCTCCTCCGCGGGCGGACGACGGCCGCCGCTCAGGCGGACTGA
- the mnmE gene encoding tRNA modification GTPase MnmE, which produces MLTPVGRGALAVVGLAGPGAASMVDAVFDPVGGRVAERPDGAICFGRWRGPGAETGEDVVVARLAANRCEVHCHGGRAAPQAIIGSLVDRGAALVSWEAWLHSGGHGVTAADLARIAICRAGGPRAARILGRQIAGALDRELGRIVGLRAAGDDRAVAAACDRLLQASRVGLRLTTPWRVAVVGPVNAGKSSLVNALAGHARSIVSAVPGTTRDLVATRIVLDGWEVELVDTAGLRPVEAAAGAERAGIGRALAVQAEVDLILRVTAPGKTDAAAGDSSACGGSAGAAVGAGVPPVIDVLAKADLRADRCAPATAAGGDLTAAPAVGTQTAVVTSAATGQGIDRLAAAIVAALVPETTAAPDLLSDAVPFTPALVRRVEQVSAGRGVSPPERRPSSARGGES; this is translated from the coding sequence GTGCTGACGCCCGTCGGCAGGGGCGCGCTTGCCGTCGTGGGTCTGGCCGGCCCCGGGGCTGCCAGCATGGTGGATGCGGTGTTTGATCCCGTCGGCGGCCGGGTGGCGGAACGTCCCGACGGCGCGATCTGCTTCGGCCGCTGGCGGGGCCCGGGCGCCGAGACGGGAGAGGATGTCGTGGTCGCCCGGCTGGCCGCGAACCGCTGTGAAGTCCACTGCCACGGCGGCCGCGCCGCGCCGCAGGCGATCATCGGAAGCCTCGTCGACCGCGGCGCCGCGCTGGTTTCATGGGAGGCGTGGCTGCACAGTGGCGGGCACGGCGTGACTGCCGCCGACCTGGCGCGGATCGCCATCTGCCGGGCCGGCGGGCCGCGGGCCGCACGGATTCTCGGCAGGCAGATCGCCGGCGCCCTGGACCGCGAGCTCGGCCGGATCGTCGGCCTGCGGGCGGCCGGCGACGATCGGGCCGTGGCGGCGGCCTGCGACCGCCTGCTGCAGGCAAGCCGGGTCGGGCTGCGGCTGACGACGCCGTGGCGGGTGGCGGTCGTCGGCCCGGTGAATGCCGGAAAGAGCAGCCTCGTGAACGCCCTCGCCGGCCATGCCCGGAGCATCGTCTCCGCCGTGCCCGGCACGACGCGGGACCTCGTCGCCACCCGGATCGTGCTCGATGGCTGGGAGGTCGAACTGGTCGACACGGCGGGGCTGCGGCCTGTTGAAGCCGCCGCTGGCGCGGAGCGGGCCGGGATCGGCCGGGCGCTGGCAGTGCAGGCGGAGGTCGACCTCATCCTCCGGGTGACGGCGCCGGGCAAAACGGATGCGGCGGCGGGCGATTCGTCGGCCTGCGGCGGCAGCGCCGGCGCGGCTGTCGGGGCCGGAGTGCCGCCCGTGATCGACGTGCTCGCGAAGGCCGACCTGCGGGCCGACCGCTGCGCTCCGGCGACCGCGGCGGGCGGGGACCTGACCGCCGCCCCGGCGGTCGGGACTCAGACCGCCGTCGTGACCTCCGCGGCCACGGGCCAGGGAATCGACCGGCTCGCAGCCGCGATCGTGGCGGCGCTCGTGCCGGAGACGACGGCCGCCCCCGACCTGCTCTCGGACGCGGTGCCGTTCACGCCGGCACTCGTGCGGCGGGTCGAGCAGGTGTCCGCTGGCCGCGGCGTCAGTCCGCCTGAGCGGCGGCCGTCGTCCGCCCGCGGAGGAGAATCCTGA
- a CDS encoding peroxiredoxin, producing the protein MADWIEPGTKAPDFTLLAHDGTRLKFSSLRGQPVVLYFYPKDDTPGCTREACGFRDARAPLAKAGAVVLGVSPDLPPSHETFRAKYRLSFTLLSDPDHVVAEKYGAWREKTLYGKKSLGIVRSTYLIDAAGKVARVFKAVRPDGHADKVLAALAELGA; encoded by the coding sequence ATGGCGGACTGGATCGAACCCGGCACAAAGGCACCCGACTTCACGCTGCTCGCGCACGATGGCACGAGGTTGAAATTCTCCAGCCTGCGCGGCCAGCCCGTCGTCCTGTATTTCTATCCGAAGGACGACACGCCGGGCTGCACCCGGGAGGCCTGCGGGTTCCGCGACGCCCGCGCTCCCCTGGCGAAGGCCGGGGCCGTCGTGCTGGGCGTGAGTCCGGACCTGCCGCCGAGCCACGAGACGTTCCGGGCGAAGTACCGGTTGTCGTTCACGCTCCTCTCCGATCCCGACCATGTGGTGGCGGAGAAGTACGGCGCCTGGCGGGAAAAGACGTTGTACGGCAAGAAGTCGCTCGGCATCGTCCGCAGCACCTACCTCATCGACGCGGCGGGAAAGGTGGCCCGGGTGTTCAAGGCGGTCCGTCCCGACGGGCACGCCGACAAGGTCCTGGCGGCCCTCGCCGAACTCGGGGCCTGA
- a CDS encoding 30S ribosomal protein S1 codes for MARRPSPDTPNSPPAPHSMVNRNLIRELEIGDELEQQIEEAMAGTAEEGYSVGTATLAVNAVLEGRVLRVDDEFVLVDVGYKSEGHIPRNEWEESEPPPQIGDIVKVLLEEFEDGSLEEQRGLITLSKRKARRIEDWLRVMESVHENDVVTGFVTRKIKGGLLVDISGVNVFLPASQVDIRRPADIGDYCGRCIQCLVLKIDEARRNIVVSRRALIEQERAERKKQLMETLEVGQVRRGIVKNIADFGAFVDLGGIDGLLHITDMSWARIGHPSEMVQIDQEIEVQVLHIDRDREKIALGMKQRTASPWAKVADKYPVGTVCKGTVVNVMSYGAFVKLEDGVEGLVHISEMSWTKRVSHPSELVKPGDEVEVVVLAINKEKQEISLGMKQTQQNPWEKVAADYPPGALVKGVVRNLTNYGAFVEIDDGIDGLLHVTDMSWTRKVTHPSEMLEKGQEVECKVLSVDQQRRRIALGLKQMADDPWTTDIPGRYKSADVVKGTVTKITNFGVFVGLEDGLEGLLHISEISDDKVENAEEVVKVGDQIEVKILRVDVEERKIGLSMKRVGWSREREEAEAAHEDA; via the coding sequence GTGGCCCGCAGACCTTCCCCCGACACCCCCAACAGCCCCCCCGCACCCCACAGCATGGTCAACCGCAACCTCATCCGCGAACTGGAAATCGGCGACGAACTCGAACAGCAAATCGAAGAGGCGATGGCCGGAACGGCCGAAGAAGGCTACTCGGTTGGGACGGCCACCCTGGCGGTGAACGCGGTGCTCGAAGGGCGGGTGCTCCGCGTGGACGACGAGTTCGTCCTCGTGGACGTCGGGTACAAGAGCGAAGGCCACATCCCGCGGAACGAGTGGGAAGAGTCGGAGCCGCCGCCGCAGATCGGCGACATCGTCAAGGTGCTGCTCGAGGAGTTCGAGGACGGCAGCCTCGAGGAGCAGCGCGGCCTGATCACGCTCTCGAAGCGGAAGGCGCGGCGAATCGAGGACTGGCTCCGCGTCATGGAGAGCGTCCACGAGAACGACGTCGTCACCGGCTTCGTCACCCGCAAGATCAAGGGCGGCCTGCTCGTCGACATCTCGGGCGTCAACGTCTTCCTGCCCGCGAGCCAGGTCGACATCCGCCGGCCGGCCGACATCGGTGACTACTGCGGCCGCTGCATCCAGTGCCTCGTGCTCAAGATCGACGAGGCCCGGCGAAACATCGTCGTCTCCCGGCGGGCGCTCATCGAGCAGGAGCGGGCCGAGCGGAAGAAGCAACTCATGGAGACGCTGGAGGTGGGCCAGGTCCGCCGCGGCATCGTCAAGAACATCGCCGACTTCGGCGCCTTCGTCGACCTTGGCGGCATCGACGGCCTGCTCCACATCACCGACATGAGCTGGGCCCGGATCGGACACCCCAGCGAGATGGTGCAGATCGACCAGGAGATCGAAGTCCAGGTGCTGCACATCGACCGCGATCGGGAGAAGATCGCCCTCGGCATGAAGCAGCGGACGGCCAGCCCATGGGCCAAGGTTGCCGACAAGTACCCGGTCGGCACGGTCTGCAAGGGCACGGTCGTCAACGTGATGAGCTACGGCGCCTTCGTGAAACTCGAGGACGGCGTCGAGGGGCTCGTCCACATCAGCGAGATGAGTTGGACGAAGCGGGTCAGCCACCCCAGCGAACTCGTCAAGCCGGGCGATGAGGTGGAGGTGGTGGTGCTGGCGATCAACAAGGAGAAGCAGGAAATCTCGCTGGGCATGAAGCAGACCCAGCAGAATCCCTGGGAGAAGGTGGCTGCGGACTACCCGCCCGGGGCGCTCGTCAAGGGCGTGGTCCGGAACCTCACCAACTACGGCGCGTTCGTCGAGATCGACGACGGCATCGACGGTCTGCTCCACGTCACCGACATGTCCTGGACCCGGAAGGTCACCCACCCCAGCGAGATGCTCGAGAAGGGGCAGGAGGTCGAGTGCAAGGTGCTCTCGGTCGACCAGCAGCGCCGCCGGATCGCCCTCGGACTCAAGCAGATGGCCGACGACCCGTGGACGACCGACATCCCCGGCCGCTACAAGTCGGCTGACGTCGTCAAGGGGACGGTGACGAAGATCACCAACTTCGGCGTCTTCGTCGGGCTCGAGGACGGCCTCGAGGGCCTGCTCCACATCTCGGAGATCTCCGACGACAAGGTGGAGAACGCCGAGGAGGTGGTGAAGGTCGGCGACCAGATCGAGGTCAAGATCCTGCGGGTCGACGTCGAGGAGCGGAAGATCGGGCTGTCGATGAAGCGGGTCGGCTGGTCGCGGGAGCGCGAGGAAGCCGAGGCCGCGCACGAGGACGCCTGA
- a CDS encoding transglutaminase produces the protein MRRQLLLLAACLCLGPQTVRGQFLDTPAAPGGPGLGEVATQRYRVGVVVTAQGGPCSGIYATLPVPDDWPEQRVKIVEEKVSPEVRSVRYRTLAGGMKQMVVEIPDIPAGRQAQVIVTFALDRAAITLPPATDGLRIPAKPDKTLKSFLAPSPYIESRHPKIVALARESGQGLDGWRKVEAIYDAVREKVEYRNGELKGAARALADGWGDCEELTCLFIAAARAEGIPARTVWVEGHCYPEFYLVNEAGSGWWFPCQAAGNRAFGAMPDRLPILQKGDNFRDPDRPGKPLRYVSEFLKGAMTEGSGVPDVKWIREGA, from the coding sequence ATGCGTCGCCAACTGCTCCTGCTCGCCGCCTGCCTGTGCCTCGGACCGCAGACGGTTCGCGGCCAGTTCCTCGACACGCCGGCGGCCCCCGGCGGACCCGGCCTCGGCGAGGTGGCCACCCAGCGCTACCGCGTGGGCGTCGTCGTCACGGCGCAGGGGGGGCCGTGCTCAGGCATCTACGCCACCCTGCCGGTTCCGGACGACTGGCCGGAGCAGCGCGTGAAGATCGTCGAGGAGAAGGTGTCGCCCGAGGTGCGGTCGGTCCGCTACCGGACGCTCGCCGGCGGCATGAAGCAGATGGTCGTCGAGATCCCCGACATCCCCGCGGGCCGGCAGGCCCAGGTGATCGTCACCTTCGCCCTCGACCGGGCGGCGATCACCCTCCCTCCGGCCACCGATGGGCTGCGAATTCCCGCCAAGCCCGACAAGACCCTGAAGTCGTTCCTCGCGCCGAGCCCGTACATCGAGTCCCGGCATCCGAAGATCGTCGCCCTCGCCAGGGAGTCGGGCCAAGGGCTCGACGGGTGGCGAAAGGTGGAGGCGATCTACGACGCGGTTCGGGAAAAGGTGGAGTACCGCAACGGCGAGCTCAAGGGCGCCGCACGGGCTCTCGCCGACGGCTGGGGTGACTGCGAGGAACTGACCTGCCTGTTCATCGCGGCGGCGCGGGCCGAGGGCATCCCCGCCCGCACTGTCTGGGTCGAGGGGCACTGCTATCCGGAGTTCTACCTCGTGAACGAGGCGGGCAGCGGCTGGTGGTTTCCCTGCCAGGCCGCCGGCAACCGGGCCTTCGGCGCGATGCCCGACCGGCTGCCGATCCTGCAGAAGGGGGACAACTTCCGCGACCCGGATCGGCCCGGCAAGCCGCTCCGCTACGTGTCGGAATTCCTCAAGGGTGCGATGACCGAGGGGAGCGGCGTTCCCGACGTCAAGTGGATCCGTGAGGGGGCCTGA
- the iolI gene encoding xylose isomerase — protein MFRNLSTIGLPLSGRPSELIELALSFGFDAMDIDILDFQQQADAFGVPHARRLMVSARLKPGVFQLPVRLSADDKSFEQDMQALPRRLELAEATEAFRAVTTIDPASDEHSFKDFFELHRTRLHAIGDLLAARGIMLGLAVTPEAEAREGKANQFIHTYESLLGLVAVAHERVGAVADAWALHVAGESAAVIEKTPRERLVEVRLSDAPRGTEVGELVHGQRLMPGETGVIDSAAVLAHAKAAGFDGPVTPWADRSTLTGRGREKIVRLAGDRVDAAWRAAGLPIVPRWFTPVARDQFGRPIGDEVLAGAE, from the coding sequence ATGTTCCGCAACCTCAGCACCATCGGTCTTCCCCTGTCGGGCCGCCCCAGCGAACTCATTGAACTGGCGCTCTCCTTCGGCTTCGACGCGATGGACATCGACATCCTCGACTTCCAGCAGCAGGCCGACGCTTTCGGAGTCCCCCATGCGCGGCGGCTGATGGTGAGCGCGCGGCTCAAACCGGGGGTGTTCCAACTGCCGGTGCGGCTCTCCGCCGACGACAAGTCGTTCGAGCAGGACATGCAGGCGCTGCCGAGGCGGCTGGAGCTCGCCGAGGCGACCGAGGCCTTCCGGGCCGTGACGACGATCGACCCGGCATCGGACGAGCACTCGTTCAAGGATTTTTTCGAGCTCCACCGCACCCGCCTGCACGCCATCGGCGACCTCCTGGCCGCTCGCGGGATCATGCTCGGCCTCGCCGTCACCCCCGAGGCCGAGGCCCGCGAGGGGAAGGCGAACCAGTTCATCCACACCTACGAGAGCCTGCTCGGCCTCGTGGCCGTGGCGCATGAGCGGGTCGGCGCCGTGGCCGACGCCTGGGCCCTGCACGTGGCCGGTGAATCGGCGGCCGTGATCGAGAAGACGCCGCGGGAACGGCTCGTGGAAGTGCGGCTCTCCGACGCACCGCGGGGCACCGAGGTCGGGGAACTCGTGCATGGTCAGCGGCTCATGCCGGGTGAAACCGGGGTGATCGACTCGGCCGCCGTGCTCGCGCACGCCAAGGCTGCCGGCTTCGACGGCCCGGTGACGCCGTGGGCCGATCGCTCGACGCTGACCGGCCGGGGCCGCGAGAAGATCGTGCGGCTGGCGGGGGACCGCGTCGATGCGGCCTGGCGGGCGGCCGGCCTGCCGATCGTGCCTCGCTGGTTCACGCCGGTGGCCCGCGACCAGTTCGGCCGGCCGATCGGCGACGAGGTCCTCGCCGGGGCGGAGTGA
- the uppP gene encoding undecaprenyl-diphosphatase has translation MTIVEAVVLGVVQGLTEFLPVSSTAHLRILPALVGWSDPGAGFSAVIQCGTLVAVLAAMRRDVAGLATGLVAGLRNGRPLADPESRAAILIVLGTLPIVIAGFLARDLIRTRLRDLHVVTAALLVATALMAVAELAAAWRARRGRTGRDGLAGVRLTDGIVMGFAQALALVPGTSRSGVTISSGMLAGLDRATAARFSFLLSLPAVAAAGLLEAWQQRREIFGTPADASAALIGTLAACVVGYASIRWLLRLLTSHTLWPFILYRIAVAALLAWSLQAGLVPAAG, from the coding sequence ATGACCATCGTCGAGGCCGTCGTGCTGGGAGTCGTGCAGGGCCTGACGGAATTCCTTCCCGTGTCGAGTACGGCGCACCTGCGAATCCTCCCCGCCCTCGTGGGCTGGAGCGACCCCGGCGCCGGATTTTCCGCGGTCATCCAGTGCGGCACGCTCGTCGCGGTGCTGGCCGCGATGCGCCGCGACGTGGCCGGGCTTGCCACCGGTCTCGTCGCCGGGCTACGCAACGGGCGGCCGCTGGCGGATCCCGAGTCGCGGGCGGCGATCCTCATCGTGCTTGGCACCCTGCCGATCGTGATCGCCGGCTTCCTCGCCCGCGACCTGATCCGGACGAGGCTGCGCGACCTGCACGTGGTGACCGCGGCCCTGCTCGTCGCCACGGCGCTGATGGCCGTCGCGGAACTCGCCGCGGCGTGGCGGGCCCGACGCGGCCGGACGGGCCGCGACGGCCTGGCGGGGGTCCGGCTGACGGACGGGATCGTGATGGGGTTCGCCCAGGCGCTGGCCCTCGTACCCGGCACGTCGCGCAGCGGCGTCACGATCTCCTCCGGCATGCTCGCCGGACTCGATCGCGCGACCGCCGCCCGGTTCTCCTTTCTACTCTCGCTCCCCGCGGTCGCCGCGGCGGGCCTGTTGGAGGCCTGGCAGCAGCGCCGCGAGATCTTCGGCACGCCGGCGGACGCCAGCGCCGCGCTGATCGGCACGCTGGCGGCGTGCGTCGTCGGCTACGCCTCGATCCGCTGGCTGCTGCGGCTGCTCACCAGCCACACGCTCTGGCCCTTCATCCTCTACCGGATCGCGGTCGCCGCCCTGCTCGCCTGGTCGCTGCAGGCCGGCCTCGTGCCCGCTGCCGGCTGA
- the atoC gene encoding sigma-54-dependent Fis family transcriptional regulator — MLDSVRARPRLPRILVVDGDRRAASGVAQWLCGLGYHASAVGSAGEATRSLATSAWDACLIAGAIPGGPQVAVAAAAGSRPAAVVVALPASRDGRAGLPGLDGWPAAATVVPVPWRDADLLAALEAAAGSGAPTPAAASGCASPSVPEPAILGSHPALRRQLDVAARIAGTPATVLITGESGTGKSLLAREIHRRSGRQGRFVEVACGALADSLLESELFGHVAGAFTGAAGDRDGKFLLADGGTIFLDEIATASPALQVKMLRVLQDMQFEPVGGSRTLAVDARVILATHEDLAGLVAAGRFRGDLFWRINVVVLEMPSLRDRATDIPLLADHFLRTAAAKAGRDVAGIAPAAVDALCRHAWPGNVRELEHAIERGVFLGRGRLLEVADLPPAVIGTGRDCAAADGPAQAAALKQALAAPERRLILEALERCGWRRDEAARSLGINRTTLYKKLKRLGMDLATLQGK, encoded by the coding sequence ATGCTCGACAGCGTTCGCGCCCGCCCCCGTCTTCCCCGGATCCTCGTCGTCGACGGGGATCGCCGTGCCGCCTCCGGCGTGGCCCAGTGGCTCTGCGGCCTCGGCTACCACGCCTCGGCCGTCGGCTCCGCCGGCGAGGCGACGCGGTCGCTCGCCACGTCGGCGTGGGACGCCTGCCTGATCGCGGGTGCCATCCCCGGAGGGCCTCAGGTCGCCGTCGCCGCGGCTGCCGGGAGCCGGCCGGCGGCGGTCGTCGTCGCCCTGCCTGCGTCCCGGGACGGCCGGGCGGGACTGCCCGGACTGGATGGCTGGCCCGCAGCCGCCACCGTGGTGCCTGTCCCATGGCGCGATGCCGACCTGCTCGCCGCACTCGAAGCCGCGGCAGGCAGCGGCGCCCCGACGCCCGCGGCCGCGTCCGGCTGCGCCTCCCCCTCCGTGCCCGAACCGGCGATCCTCGGCTCCCATCCGGCGCTCCGCCGGCAGCTCGACGTGGCGGCGCGGATCGCCGGCACGCCGGCCACGGTGCTGATCACCGGGGAGAGCGGCACGGGCAAGTCGCTGCTCGCCCGGGAGATCCACCGGCGCAGCGGTCGGCAGGGCCGGTTCGTCGAGGTGGCCTGCGGGGCGCTCGCCGATTCGCTGCTCGAGAGCGAGCTCTTCGGGCACGTGGCTGGGGCGTTCACCGGGGCGGCCGGCGATCGCGACGGGAAGTTCCTCCTCGCCGACGGGGGCACGATCTTTCTCGACGAGATCGCGACCGCCTCGCCGGCGCTGCAGGTCAAGATGCTGCGCGTCCTGCAGGACATGCAGTTCGAGCCGGTCGGCGGCTCGCGGACGCTCGCCGTCGATGCCCGCGTGATCCTCGCCACGCACGAGGATCTCGCCGGGCTCGTGGCGGCGGGCAGGTTTCGCGGCGACCTGTTCTGGCGGATCAACGTGGTGGTACTGGAGATGCCGAGCCTGCGCGACCGGGCGACCGACATCCCGCTGCTCGCCGACCACTTCCTGCGCACCGCGGCGGCGAAGGCCGGCCGCGACGTGGCGGGGATCGCGCCGGCGGCGGTCGACGCCCTCTGCCGGCATGCGTGGCCGGGCAATGTCCGGGAACTCGAGCACGCCATCGAACGCGGCGTGTTCCTCGGCCGGGGCCGGCTCCTGGAGGTCGCCGATCTGCCCCCCGCGGTGATCGGCACCGGGAGGGACTGTGCCGCGGCCGACGGGCCGGCCCAGGCCGCAGCCCTGAAGCAGGCGCTCGCCGCGCCGGAGCGGCGGCTGATCCTCGAGGCGCTCGAGCGCTGCGGCTGGCGCCGGGACGAGGCGGCCCGCTCGCTGGGCATCAACCGGACGACGCTCTACAAGAAGCTCAAGCGGCTGGGGATGGACCTGGCGACGCTGCAGGGAAAATAG
- a CDS encoding alpha-amylase, with product MFDWLAPGSYLGIVLFLTLTGIGLPVPEEVAIVAAGALSKSGALRWYYALPACLVGALLGDSLMYAIGRFAGARILREHPWWSGFLTPQREKTIEELLQKHGIKAFFVARFLVGLRSPFYLTAGILRVKYRWFLLADFICASVVIGGFFGLAYLFGDRITGLIQSLERGFTAVALVAAIAALAVIAFFSFRKRRIRMLDQDPEALFENREILLGPAADRIADAVNLGDVNPVAPDPERPTE from the coding sequence ATGTTCGATTGGCTTGCGCCGGGCTCCTACCTCGGCATCGTGCTGTTCCTGACCCTGACGGGAATCGGCCTGCCCGTGCCGGAGGAGGTGGCGATCGTGGCGGCCGGGGCGCTGAGCAAGTCTGGCGCCCTGCGCTGGTATTACGCCCTCCCGGCCTGCCTGGTGGGGGCGCTCCTCGGCGACAGCCTGATGTATGCAATCGGCCGGTTCGCCGGGGCGCGGATCCTCCGCGAGCACCCCTGGTGGTCGGGCTTTTTGACGCCGCAACGGGAAAAGACGATCGAGGAACTGCTGCAGAAGCACGGCATCAAGGCGTTCTTCGTGGCCCGGTTCCTCGTCGGCCTGCGCAGCCCCTTCTATCTCACGGCCGGCATCCTCCGGGTGAAGTATCGCTGGTTCCTCCTCGCTGACTTCATCTGCGCCTCGGTCGTGATCGGCGGATTCTTCGGCCTCGCCTACCTGTTCGGCGACCGGATCACCGGCCTGATCCAGTCGTTGGAGCGCGGCTTCACGGCCGTCGCGCTCGTGGCCGCGATCGCGGCCCTGGCCGTGATCGCCTTCTTCTCGTTCCGCAAGCGCCGGATCCGGATGCTCGACCAGGACCCGGAGGCCCTGTTCGAGAATCGCGAGATCCTCCTCGGTCCGGCGGCCGATCGGATCGCCGATGCGGTGAATCTCGGCGACGTCAACCCCGTCGCCCCCGATCCGGAACGGCCGACCGAGTGA
- the apbE gene encoding FAD:protein FMN transferase produces MNDGADIHTLVVGREAMACRFEAVFNVGEVPDATELGCAALDLVDDIEAAFSVYRDSSEVSRLNAGAAAGWQTVSEEVLGLLLRARDLHDRTGGGFDIAAGALVRAWGFLRRQGRTPTDDELAAARAASGMQHVEFDAAGRRVRFTRPGVEINPGAIGKGWAIDRAVGLLADAGVPSVLVHGGQSSVRARGVHGPAGPGRRGWQVGLRHPLFPARRLATITLHDRALGTSGSGTQFFVDRGRRLGHILDPRTGRPAAGVLSATVIAPTAAVADALSTAAYVLGPPGLETIAPRGGDAAAILVLPGDGPAAVRVVLANVDAGTLSIEPGPGIEVEPLPPRDAADG; encoded by the coding sequence GTGAACGATGGCGCCGACATCCACACGCTCGTGGTCGGCCGGGAGGCGATGGCCTGCCGGTTCGAGGCCGTGTTCAACGTCGGCGAGGTTCCCGACGCCACGGAACTGGGCTGCGCGGCGCTCGACCTCGTCGACGACATCGAGGCCGCGTTCAGCGTGTACCGCGACTCGAGCGAAGTCTCCCGGCTCAACGCCGGCGCAGCAGCGGGCTGGCAAACGGTGTCGGAGGAGGTGCTCGGGCTGCTCCTCCGCGCCCGCGACCTCCACGATCGCACCGGGGGCGGGTTCGACATCGCCGCGGGGGCGCTGGTGCGGGCGTGGGGGTTCCTGCGCCGGCAGGGACGGACGCCGACGGACGACGAACTGGCCGCGGCCCGCGCCGCGTCGGGCATGCAGCATGTCGAGTTCGACGCCGCCGGCCGCCGGGTGCGATTCACGAGGCCGGGCGTCGAGATCAATCCGGGCGCGATCGGCAAGGGCTGGGCGATCGATCGGGCCGTCGGCCTGCTCGCCGACGCCGGCGTGCCGAGCGTGCTCGTGCATGGCGGCCAGAGCAGCGTCCGGGCCCGCGGCGTGCACGGGCCGGCCGGACCAGGCCGGCGCGGCTGGCAGGTCGGCCTCCGGCATCCGCTCTTCCCGGCCCGCCGCCTGGCCACGATCACGCTCCACGATCGGGCGTTGGGGACGAGCGGCTCGGGAACACAGTTCTTTGTCGATCGTGGCCGGCGGCTGGGGCACATTCTCGATCCCCGCACAGGTCGGCCCGCCGCGGGGGTGCTCTCCGCCACCGTGATCGCACCCACGGCCGCCGTCGCCGACGCCCTTTCCACGGCCGCCTACGTACTCGGCCCTCCGGGGCTGGAGACGATCGCGCCCCGGGGGGGAGATGCGGCCGCGATCCTCGTGCTCCCGGGCGACGGCCCGGCGGCGGTTCGCGTCGTGCTTGCCAACGTGGACGCCGGCACGCTGTCGATCGAGCCCGGGCCCGGCATCGAAGTGGAACCGCTGCCGCCGCGCGACGCGGCGGACGGATGA